The Solanum lycopersicum chromosome 9, SLM_r2.1 genome window below encodes:
- the LOC101250735 gene encoding ATP-dependent RNA helicase SUV3, mitochondrial isoform X1, with amino-acid sequence MASLLFRRRLSPASISYKTLLNGGGEFYLLPGNMAIEASFGICNCLRKFSSSTAARKVDFTDLTRPHTWYPHARKKSRNVFLHVGPTNSGKTYYALKQLESSSSGVYCGPLRLLAWEVAKRLNKSNVPCDLITGQEREEVEGARHKSITVEMADVTSDYECAIIDEIQMIGCRTRGFSFTRALLGLAANELHLCGDAAAVPLVQEILKVTGDSIKVQYYERLSPLVPLKVPLGSFSKIRTGDCVVTFSRTEIYKMKKQIEAGGMHRCSVVYGSLPPETRTRQATMFNDASSNSDVLVASDAIGMGLNLNISRIIFSTLQKFDGVEIRDLTVPEIKQIAGRAGRYKSNFPVGEVTCLNADDLPLLHSSLDHPSPVLERAGVFPNFDLLYMYSRLHPKHGIHEILEHFMDNAKLSEHYFIANCDELLKVAAIIDTLPLSLHDKYLFCISPVEMDDDISSQGLTQFATNYSNNGLVRLREIFTPGTLKVPTSHTALKELESIHKVLDLYVWLSYRLEESFPDRELASSQKAICSMLIEEFLEGQGWQRPRTKRLTQKSRSISLISQDTRHKF; translated from the exons atggcgTCTTTGCTCTTTCGCCGGAGACTATCGCCGGCGAGCATTTCGTATAAGACTCTATTAAATg GTGGTGGGGAGTTTTATTTGCTCCCAGGGAATATGGCAATAGAAGCTTCTTTTGGTATTTGTAATTGCTTAAGGAAATTCAGCAGTTCTACTGCTGCTAGAAAAGTTGATTTTACAGACCTTAC TCGTCCGCATACATGGTATCCACATGCTCGAAAGAAAAGCCGCAATGTTTTTTTACATGTGGGCCCTACAAACAGCGGCAAAACATATTATGCCCTAAAACAGCTCGAGTCAAGTTCTTCTG GTGTTTATTGTGGTCCTCTGAGGCTGTTAGCATGGGAGGTCGCAAAAAGGTTAAACAAGTCAAATGTTCCCTGTGATCTTATTACTGGACAAGAAAGGGAGGAAGTTGAGGGTGCAAGACACAAGTCTATTACAGTAGAGATGGCTGATGTTACATCTGACTACGAATGTGCAATTATTGATGAAATTCAG ATGATAGGGTGTAGGACAAGGGGTTTTTCATTTACACGTGCGTTATTGGGACTAGCTGCTAATGAGTTGCATCTGTGTGGAGATGCAGCAGCTGTACCTCTTGTTCAGGAAATCCTCAAAGTGACAGGAGACAGCATCAAG GTTCAGTACTATGAGAGGCTCTCACCTCTTGTCCCTTTAAAGGTTCCTTTGGGATCATTCTCCAAAATACGGACTGGTGATTGCGTTGTCACCTTCTCGCGTACGGAAATATACAAGATGAAG AAGCAAATTGAAGCTGGAGGAATGCATCGTTGTTCTGTTGTTTATGGTTCATTGCCGCCAGAGACTCGAACTAGACAG GCAACAATGTTCAATGATGCAAGCAGCAACTCTGATGTTCTTGTCGCGAGTGATGCTATTGGGATGGGTCTCAACCTTAACATTTctagaattatattttcaacattACAGAAATTTGATGGTGTTGAAATACGGGACCTAACTGTACCAGAGATAAAGCAGATAGCAG GACGAGCAGGCAGGTACAAATCCAATTTTCCTGTCGGTGAAGTAACTTGCTTAAATGCAGATGATCTGCCATTACTTCATTCCTCACTGGATCATCCATCTCCTGTACTTGAG CGAGCTGGTGTCTTTCCAAACTTTGACCTTTTATACATGTATTCTCGTCTACATCCAAAGCATGGAATACATGAGATACTG GAGCATTTTATGGACAATGCCAAGTTATCAGAACATTATTTCATTGctaattgtgatgaattgttG AAAGTTGCTGCTATTATTGATACACTACCCCTCAGTTTGCATGATAAATATCTTTTCTGTATAAG TCCGGTTGAAATGGATGATGACATTTCATCTCAAGGCCTCACTCAA TTTGCGACAAATTATTCTAACAATGGCCTGGTACGACTGCGAGAAATATTTACTCCTGGGACACTTAAGGTGCCAACATCTCATACTGCACTTAAGGAGCTTGAATCAATTCACAAG GTTTTGGATCTGTATGTTTGGTTGAGTTATCGCTTGGAAGAGAGCTTTCCAGATCGCGAGCTGGCTTCCTCACAGAAGGCTATTTGCAGCAT GTTAATAGAGGAGTTCCTAGAAGGACAAGGATGGCAAAGGCCAAGGACAAAGAGATTAACTCAAAAGAGTAGATCGATTTCACTGATCTCCCAAGACACAAGACACAAGTTTTAA
- the LOC101250735 gene encoding ATP-dependent RNA helicase SUV3, mitochondrial isoform X2 has product MAIEASFGICNCLRKFSSSTAARKVDFTDLTRPHTWYPHARKKSRNVFLHVGPTNSGKTYYALKQLESSSSGVYCGPLRLLAWEVAKRLNKSNVPCDLITGQEREEVEGARHKSITVEMADVTSDYECAIIDEIQMIGCRTRGFSFTRALLGLAANELHLCGDAAAVPLVQEILKVTGDSIKVQYYERLSPLVPLKVPLGSFSKIRTGDCVVTFSRTEIYKMKKQIEAGGMHRCSVVYGSLPPETRTRQATMFNDASSNSDVLVASDAIGMGLNLNISRIIFSTLQKFDGVEIRDLTVPEIKQIAGRAGRYKSNFPVGEVTCLNADDLPLLHSSLDHPSPVLERAGVFPNFDLLYMYSRLHPKHGIHEILEHFMDNAKLSEHYFIANCDELLKVAAIIDTLPLSLHDKYLFCISPVEMDDDISSQGLTQFATNYSNNGLVRLREIFTPGTLKVPTSHTALKELESIHKVLDLYVWLSYRLEESFPDRELASSQKAICSMLIEEFLEGQGWQRPRTKRLTQKSRSISLISQDTRHKF; this is encoded by the exons ATGGCAATAGAAGCTTCTTTTGGTATTTGTAATTGCTTAAGGAAATTCAGCAGTTCTACTGCTGCTAGAAAAGTTGATTTTACAGACCTTAC TCGTCCGCATACATGGTATCCACATGCTCGAAAGAAAAGCCGCAATGTTTTTTTACATGTGGGCCCTACAAACAGCGGCAAAACATATTATGCCCTAAAACAGCTCGAGTCAAGTTCTTCTG GTGTTTATTGTGGTCCTCTGAGGCTGTTAGCATGGGAGGTCGCAAAAAGGTTAAACAAGTCAAATGTTCCCTGTGATCTTATTACTGGACAAGAAAGGGAGGAAGTTGAGGGTGCAAGACACAAGTCTATTACAGTAGAGATGGCTGATGTTACATCTGACTACGAATGTGCAATTATTGATGAAATTCAG ATGATAGGGTGTAGGACAAGGGGTTTTTCATTTACACGTGCGTTATTGGGACTAGCTGCTAATGAGTTGCATCTGTGTGGAGATGCAGCAGCTGTACCTCTTGTTCAGGAAATCCTCAAAGTGACAGGAGACAGCATCAAG GTTCAGTACTATGAGAGGCTCTCACCTCTTGTCCCTTTAAAGGTTCCTTTGGGATCATTCTCCAAAATACGGACTGGTGATTGCGTTGTCACCTTCTCGCGTACGGAAATATACAAGATGAAG AAGCAAATTGAAGCTGGAGGAATGCATCGTTGTTCTGTTGTTTATGGTTCATTGCCGCCAGAGACTCGAACTAGACAG GCAACAATGTTCAATGATGCAAGCAGCAACTCTGATGTTCTTGTCGCGAGTGATGCTATTGGGATGGGTCTCAACCTTAACATTTctagaattatattttcaacattACAGAAATTTGATGGTGTTGAAATACGGGACCTAACTGTACCAGAGATAAAGCAGATAGCAG GACGAGCAGGCAGGTACAAATCCAATTTTCCTGTCGGTGAAGTAACTTGCTTAAATGCAGATGATCTGCCATTACTTCATTCCTCACTGGATCATCCATCTCCTGTACTTGAG CGAGCTGGTGTCTTTCCAAACTTTGACCTTTTATACATGTATTCTCGTCTACATCCAAAGCATGGAATACATGAGATACTG GAGCATTTTATGGACAATGCCAAGTTATCAGAACATTATTTCATTGctaattgtgatgaattgttG AAAGTTGCTGCTATTATTGATACACTACCCCTCAGTTTGCATGATAAATATCTTTTCTGTATAAG TCCGGTTGAAATGGATGATGACATTTCATCTCAAGGCCTCACTCAA TTTGCGACAAATTATTCTAACAATGGCCTGGTACGACTGCGAGAAATATTTACTCCTGGGACACTTAAGGTGCCAACATCTCATACTGCACTTAAGGAGCTTGAATCAATTCACAAG GTTTTGGATCTGTATGTTTGGTTGAGTTATCGCTTGGAAGAGAGCTTTCCAGATCGCGAGCTGGCTTCCTCACAGAAGGCTATTTGCAGCAT GTTAATAGAGGAGTTCCTAGAAGGACAAGGATGGCAAAGGCCAAGGACAAAGAGATTAACTCAAAAGAGTAGATCGATTTCACTGATCTCCCAAGACACAAGACACAAGTTTTAA
- the LOC101250735 gene encoding ATP-dependent RNA helicase SUV3, mitochondrial isoform X3: MADVTSDYECAIIDEIQMIGCRTRGFSFTRALLGLAANELHLCGDAAAVPLVQEILKVTGDSIKVQYYERLSPLVPLKVPLGSFSKIRTGDCVVTFSRTEIYKMKKQIEAGGMHRCSVVYGSLPPETRTRQATMFNDASSNSDVLVASDAIGMGLNLNISRIIFSTLQKFDGVEIRDLTVPEIKQIAGRAGRYKSNFPVGEVTCLNADDLPLLHSSLDHPSPVLERAGVFPNFDLLYMYSRLHPKHGIHEILEHFMDNAKLSEHYFIANCDELLKVAAIIDTLPLSLHDKYLFCISPVEMDDDISSQGLTQFATNYSNNGLVRLREIFTPGTLKVPTSHTALKELESIHKVLDLYVWLSYRLEESFPDRELASSQKAICSMLIEEFLEGQGWQRPRTKRLTQKSRSISLISQDTRHKF, translated from the exons ATGGCTGATGTTACATCTGACTACGAATGTGCAATTATTGATGAAATTCAG ATGATAGGGTGTAGGACAAGGGGTTTTTCATTTACACGTGCGTTATTGGGACTAGCTGCTAATGAGTTGCATCTGTGTGGAGATGCAGCAGCTGTACCTCTTGTTCAGGAAATCCTCAAAGTGACAGGAGACAGCATCAAG GTTCAGTACTATGAGAGGCTCTCACCTCTTGTCCCTTTAAAGGTTCCTTTGGGATCATTCTCCAAAATACGGACTGGTGATTGCGTTGTCACCTTCTCGCGTACGGAAATATACAAGATGAAG AAGCAAATTGAAGCTGGAGGAATGCATCGTTGTTCTGTTGTTTATGGTTCATTGCCGCCAGAGACTCGAACTAGACAG GCAACAATGTTCAATGATGCAAGCAGCAACTCTGATGTTCTTGTCGCGAGTGATGCTATTGGGATGGGTCTCAACCTTAACATTTctagaattatattttcaacattACAGAAATTTGATGGTGTTGAAATACGGGACCTAACTGTACCAGAGATAAAGCAGATAGCAG GACGAGCAGGCAGGTACAAATCCAATTTTCCTGTCGGTGAAGTAACTTGCTTAAATGCAGATGATCTGCCATTACTTCATTCCTCACTGGATCATCCATCTCCTGTACTTGAG CGAGCTGGTGTCTTTCCAAACTTTGACCTTTTATACATGTATTCTCGTCTACATCCAAAGCATGGAATACATGAGATACTG GAGCATTTTATGGACAATGCCAAGTTATCAGAACATTATTTCATTGctaattgtgatgaattgttG AAAGTTGCTGCTATTATTGATACACTACCCCTCAGTTTGCATGATAAATATCTTTTCTGTATAAG TCCGGTTGAAATGGATGATGACATTTCATCTCAAGGCCTCACTCAA TTTGCGACAAATTATTCTAACAATGGCCTGGTACGACTGCGAGAAATATTTACTCCTGGGACACTTAAGGTGCCAACATCTCATACTGCACTTAAGGAGCTTGAATCAATTCACAAG GTTTTGGATCTGTATGTTTGGTTGAGTTATCGCTTGGAAGAGAGCTTTCCAGATCGCGAGCTGGCTTCCTCACAGAAGGCTATTTGCAGCAT GTTAATAGAGGAGTTCCTAGAAGGACAAGGATGGCAAAGGCCAAGGACAAAGAGATTAACTCAAAAGAGTAGATCGATTTCACTGATCTCCCAAGACACAAGACACAAGTTTTAA
- the LOC101251032 gene encoding pentatricopeptide repeat-containing protein At3g22670, mitochondrial, with protein sequence MISSLKRLPHFWCLGAQRRLYVWRSSVHYVSDDLLCSRFCSMTETIDINQQRKVTESPELPDWVRIVKQEEAAVKLEDDDFLLPSFSEWVKNEKLRAREVDVRSLASDLTENDVDKISKVLRFNFKSPDAVVDALNKSSFVVSECLVEQILKRFSFEWIPSYGFFKWAKMQKGVTLSSDLYNLMVDNLGKSKKFGLMMELFDEMSHLQGYVSLNTMSKIMRRFAKSGKYEDAIGAFERMEEFGLQKDTSAMNLLIDALVKGGSVEHAHKVYLDLKNHIVPSVQTYNILVHGWCRGARKIDKANETVKDMEEHGLSPDVCTYTCFIEAYCREKNFPKVDAIFKEMQMKGHSPSVVTYTITMKALGQAKELNKALDVYEKMKQNGCVPDNSFYSSLIHIIGTSGRLKDCYDIFEDMPNRGVSPDTFTYNTMITIAAHNSKEEDALKFLQKMEESRCKPDISTYMPLFKMCCRMRRLKVLSFLLNHMFKNDVSMDLGTYALLVRGLCRNRNPERACAVFELAVLRGFLPTDTMYDNLVKELEKRGLKEEKKYVEELMSQAKQQASDISSERPINIEE encoded by the coding sequence ATGATATCCAGCTTGAAGCGTTTACCGCATTTCTGGTGTTTGGGAGCTCAAAGGCGTCTGTATGTCTGGAGGAGTTCTGTTCACTATGTTTCTGATGATTTGTTGTGCAGTAGATTTTGTTCTATGACTGAGACAATTGACATTAATCAGCAGCGAAAGGTGACCGAGTCACCAGAACTTCCAGATTGGGTTAGAATTGTTAAGCAGGAGGAAGCAGCAGTCAAACTGGAAGATGATGACTTCTTACTTCCCTCATTCTCAGAATGGGTAAAAAATGAGAAGCTTCGTGCAAGAGAAGTTGATGTGAGAAGTTTGGCAAGTGATTTGACGGAAAACGATGTTGATAAGATTAGCAAAGTACTGAGGTTTAATTTCAAATCACCTGATGCCGTTGTGGATGCATTGAATAAAAGCAGCTTTGTTGTTTCAGAGTGTTTAGTTGAGCAAATTTTGAAAAGGTTCAGTTTCGAGTGGATACCTTCTTACGGGTTTTTTAAATGGGCCAAAATGCAAAAGGGTGTCACACTTTCCTCTGACTTGTATAATCTAATGGTTGACAACTTGGGAAAATCGAAGAAGTTTGGTCTTATGATGGAATTGTTTGATGAAATGAGTCACTTACAAGGATATGTTTCATTGAATACAATGAGTAAAATCATGAGAAGGTTTGCCAAGTCTGGTAAATATGAGGATGCCATAGGGGCATTTGAAAGAATGGAAGAATTCGGTTTACAGAAGGATACAAGTGCGATGAATCTGTTAATCGATGCATTGGTGAAGGGAGGAAGTGTCGAGCATGCTCATAAAGTGTACCTTGATTTGAAGAATCATATAGTTCCATCAGTTCAAACATATAATATCTTAGTGCATGGTTGGTGCAGAGGAGCTAGAAAAATTGATAAAGCAAATGAAACAGTTAAAGATATGGAAGAACATGGTTTAAGCCCTGATGTGTGTACTTATACTTGCTTCATTGAAGCCTATTGTCGTGAAAAAAACTTCCCTAAAGTTGATGCTATTTTCAAAGAGATGCAAATGAAGGGGCACTCACCAAGTGTGGTGACATATACTATAACTATGAAAGCTTTAGGGCAGGCAAAGGAATTGAACAAAGCCTTGGATGTATATGAGAAGATGAAACAAAATGGTTGTGTTCctgataattctttttatagCAGCTTGATCCATATAATAGGAACAAGTGGGAGACTGAAGGATTGTTACGATATATTTGAAGATATGCCAAATCGAGGAGTCTCACCTGATACGTTCACATATAACACAATGATTACAATTGCTGCACACAACTCTAAAGAAGAGGATGCTTTAAAATTTCTCCAGAAAATGGAGGAGAGTCGATGTAAGCCTGATATTTCTACTTACATGCCATTATTTAAAATGTGCTGCAGAATGAGGAGACTGAAGGTTCTATCCTTCTTATTGAACCACATGTTCAAAAATGACGTGAGCATGGATCTTGGAACATATGCTCTTCTGGTTCGCGGCCTTTGTAGGAACAGGAATCCTGAGCGTGCTTGTGCTGTTTTTGAACTAGCAGTGCTACGAGGGTTCCTCCCTACAGACACCATGTATGATAATCTCGTCAAAGAACTCGAGAAAAGGGGTttaaaggaagaaaagaaatatgtaGAAGAACTGATGTCGCAAGCTAAGCAGCAAGCATCAGACATTTCATCTGAGAGACCTATAAATATTGAAGAATAg